A genome region from Lactobacillus sp. ESL0791 includes the following:
- the typA gene encoding translational GTPase TypA: MSEKRREDIRNIAIIAHVDHGKTTLVNQLLKQSDTLPEHMALEDRAMDSNDIERERGITILSKNTAVKYGDTTINILDTPGHADFGGEVERIMHMVDGALLLVDAYEGTMPQTRFVLKKALEAGVKPIVVINKIDRPGARPKKVLDEVLELFIELGANDEQLDFPVVYASALNGTSSYDPDPAKQEETMNPIFDTIIKSIPAPLDNVDEPLQFQITMLDWDDYVGRIGVGRIYRGQVKVGDNITVMKRDGSTQNFRVTKLFGFFGLKRNEIKEAKAGDIIAISGINDIFVGETIASAEHPEALPLLKIDPPTLQMDFVANDSPFAGREGDKVTPKKLEDRLIRQTRTDVSLKVEPTDQINAWTVSGRGELHLSILVEEMRREGFELQLSRPKVIYREVDGKMCEPFEAVQIDTPDEYVGSVIDSISQRKGEMKNMQSTGNGQTRLDFLVPSRGLIGYNNEFMSQTGGYGIMNHSFDSYKPVVKNWEPGRVNGALVSISQGKSTTYSLQTVEQRGLLFIGAGVEVYEGMIVGQSSRDRDIAVNVIKGKNLTNTRAAGKDHAAAIKTPKTLTLEEAIEFLNDDEYCEVTPESIRLRKKILNTSERQKADKRRNKNN; this comes from the coding sequence TTGTCAGAAAAAAGAAGAGAAGATATAAGAAATATTGCGATTATTGCGCACGTTGACCATGGTAAAACGACACTGGTTAACCAATTATTGAAGCAATCTGACACCCTGCCTGAGCATATGGCTTTGGAAGATCGTGCGATGGATTCAAATGATATTGAGCGTGAACGCGGGATAACGATTTTATCAAAGAATACAGCTGTTAAGTACGGTGACACAACCATCAACATTCTTGATACCCCTGGACATGCCGATTTTGGTGGTGAAGTTGAACGGATCATGCACATGGTTGACGGGGCGCTTTTGCTCGTTGATGCCTATGAAGGGACAATGCCGCAGACGCGTTTTGTTCTTAAGAAGGCCTTGGAAGCCGGCGTCAAACCGATCGTTGTCATTAATAAGATTGATCGTCCGGGTGCCCGTCCGAAGAAAGTTTTGGACGAAGTGCTTGAACTCTTTATCGAATTAGGAGCAAATGACGAGCAGCTTGATTTCCCTGTTGTTTATGCTTCAGCCTTAAACGGAACCTCTTCATACGATCCAGATCCTGCAAAGCAGGAAGAAACGATGAACCCGATTTTTGACACAATTATCAAGAGTATTCCGGCACCGCTTGATAATGTCGATGAACCGCTGCAGTTCCAAATTACCATGCTGGATTGGGACGATTATGTTGGCCGAATCGGTGTTGGTCGAATTTATCGCGGTCAGGTTAAGGTTGGCGACAACATCACTGTGATGAAGCGTGATGGCTCAACGCAAAACTTCCGGGTTACTAAGCTTTTTGGTTTCTTTGGCCTCAAGCGTAACGAAATTAAAGAAGCTAAGGCCGGTGATATTATTGCGATCAGCGGCATTAACGATATTTTTGTTGGGGAAACGATTGCTTCTGCCGAACATCCCGAAGCTTTACCGCTTTTGAAGATTGATCCGCCGACACTGCAGATGGATTTTGTTGCAAATGATTCGCCGTTTGCTGGCCGTGAAGGTGACAAGGTGACCCCGAAGAAGCTGGAAGACCGTTTGATTCGGCAAACACGGACTGATGTCTCATTGAAGGTAGAGCCGACTGACCAAATTAATGCGTGGACTGTTTCCGGCCGTGGTGAGCTGCACTTATCCATTTTAGTTGAAGAGATGCGGCGTGAAGGCTTTGAGTTACAACTTTCACGGCCAAAGGTAATTTACCGTGAAGTTGACGGTAAAATGTGTGAACCATTTGAAGCCGTTCAGATTGATACACCCGACGAATATGTTGGTTCAGTGATCGACTCCATTTCCCAAAGAAAAGGTGAGATGAAGAATATGCAGTCGACCGGTAACGGTCAGACACGTTTGGACTTCTTGGTGCCATCACGGGGCCTAATTGGTTACAACAACGAATTTATGTCCCAAACCGGCGGCTACGGTATTATGAACCACAGTTTTGATTCATATAAGCCAGTTGTTAAAAACTGGGAACCAGGCCGGGTTAACGGTGCGCTGGTTTCTATCAGTCAAGGCAAGTCGACCACTTATTCGCTGCAGACGGTTGAGCAGCGCGGTTTGCTCTTCATTGGTGCCGGTGTCGAAGTTTATGAAGGGATGATTGTTGGTCAATCTTCCCGTGACCGTGATATTGCTGTTAATGTTATCAAGGGCAAGAACCTGACTAACACGCGGGCTGCCGGTAAAGATCACGCAGCCGCAATTAAAACACCAAAAACGTTGACTTTAGAAGAAGCAATTGAGTTCTTGAATGACGATGAGTACTGTGAGGTTACTCCTGAATCGATTCGGTTGCGGAAGAAGATCTTGAATACTTCGGAACGGCAAAAAGCTGACAAGCGGCGCAACAAAAATAATTAA
- a CDS encoding YlbG family protein, whose translation MSINQDLASVGIKKRIGLIVYLKKINEQHKLRHFGNVVYFSKKFSYCVLYVNEAKAKEIAAELCNADFVERVSFSQKDQVDLDSDYIEQQIADLAQEAEVKLEQEEDQDQLQ comes from the coding sequence ATGAGTATTAATCAGGATTTGGCAAGTGTCGGCATCAAGAAACGAATTGGTTTGATTGTTTATCTGAAAAAAATTAATGAGCAGCATAAGTTACGTCATTTTGGCAATGTGGTTTATTTTTCGAAAAAATTTTCTTATTGTGTTTTGTACGTAAATGAAGCGAAAGCCAAAGAAATTGCTGCTGAATTGTGCAATGCCGATTTTGTTGAACGAGTTAGTTTTTCACAGAAAGATCAGGTCGATCTTGACAGTGATTACATTGAGCAGCAGATTGCTGACTTGGCTCAAGAAGCCGAAGTTAAGTTGGAACAAGAAGAGGATCAGGATCAATTACAATGA
- the rsmD gene encoding 16S rRNA (guanine(966)-N(2))-methyltransferase RsmD has translation MRIISGKYAKRNLFTLNSMRTRPTSDKVKESVFNSLGQFFSGGQVLDLYSGSGALGIEAVSRGFDHAVLVDINHAAIEVIRKNVALTKEEARFSIYKMSSNAALNLFAQKEIKFDLVFLDPPYAKQKIAADMIKMNKLQILNGIATIVAETDEQTELGAIAGFTLTKEHHLGKTMVRFYRKDK, from the coding sequence ATGAGAATTATTTCCGGTAAGTATGCTAAGCGTAATTTGTTTACGTTGAACAGCATGCGCACACGACCAACCAGTGATAAAGTTAAAGAATCTGTTTTTAATTCCTTAGGACAATTCTTTTCTGGAGGGCAGGTGCTTGATCTTTATAGCGGCAGCGGTGCGCTGGGGATTGAGGCCGTTTCCCGCGGCTTTGACCATGCCGTGCTTGTTGACATTAACCATGCGGCAATTGAAGTTATCCGAAAAAATGTCGCCTTGACTAAGGAAGAAGCGCGTTTTTCTATTTATAAAATGTCCAGCAATGCGGCGCTTAATTTATTTGCACAGAAAGAGATAAAATTTGATCTTGTATTTTTAGATCCGCCGTATGCCAAGCAAAAAATAGCGGCGGACATGATAAAAATGAATAAATTGCAGATTTTAAATGGGATCGCAACGATTGTGGCCGAAACGGATGAGCAAACAGAGTTAGGTGCAATTGCTGGTTTTACTTTAACTAAGGAGCATCATCTGGGCAAAACAATGGTGCGATTTTATCGAAAGGACAAGTAA
- a CDS encoding FtsW/RodA/SpoVE family cell cycle protein, which yields MRKKFEHLNYRIFIPYLLLVIFGVIMVYSASSDILLVNGFKPATYGIRQATYAVIAFAFFGVPIFCLRLNLLKKRKFVAWFLAISMLMLVYLIALKILKGENAAVNGAVGWIHLGPIDVQPLEIAKLALIIYLAYILDRHDGRLVKGKIKDNLLHPAILAICMICLVMFEPDFGGAAILFMIVLIMFSVSGIPTKMALGWLIVIILGIFLVSALVVAWNPKFLQSKYQYQRFLSFLHPFELEQHGGNQLVNSYYAIHNGGLFGVGLGNSMQKRGYLPEPYTDFILAVASEEVGVIGALVIVGLLFYLMWEIMEVGIYAKSQFNALVCFGIATIIFMQTLFNVGAVIGLLPITGVTLPFISYGGSSLIVLTAAIGLVLNISANEQIKKEKEVEKLAHEY from the coding sequence GTGCGCAAAAAATTTGAGCATTTGAACTATCGTATTTTTATACCATATTTGCTGCTGGTGATTTTTGGCGTGATTATGGTTTATTCGGCTAGTTCAGATATTTTGCTGGTTAATGGCTTTAAGCCAGCTACTTACGGAATCAGGCAGGCAACTTATGCTGTGATTGCATTTGCCTTCTTTGGTGTGCCAATTTTTTGCTTACGGTTAAATTTGCTTAAAAAACGTAAATTCGTTGCCTGGTTCTTAGCCATTAGTATGCTAATGTTAGTCTATTTGATTGCTTTAAAAATACTTAAAGGTGAAAATGCGGCTGTCAACGGTGCGGTGGGTTGGATCCACTTGGGACCAATTGATGTGCAGCCACTGGAAATTGCCAAATTAGCGTTAATTATTTATTTGGCTTACATCTTAGACCGGCATGACGGACGTTTAGTCAAGGGGAAAATTAAAGATAATTTGCTTCATCCTGCGATTTTGGCAATCTGTATGATTTGCTTAGTAATGTTTGAACCTGACTTTGGTGGGGCGGCAATTTTATTCATGATCGTTTTAATTATGTTTTCAGTTTCGGGTATTCCCACTAAGATGGCGCTAGGCTGGCTAATCGTGATTATTTTAGGCATCTTTTTGGTTTCTGCCCTAGTTGTTGCATGGAATCCGAAATTTTTACAGAGTAAGTACCAATATCAGCGTTTTTTGTCGTTTTTGCATCCCTTTGAATTGGAACAGCACGGTGGCAATCAGTTGGTTAATTCCTATTATGCAATTCATAATGGCGGCTTATTTGGAGTTGGCCTGGGAAACAGCATGCAGAAGCGCGGTTATTTGCCTGAACCGTATACCGATTTTATTTTGGCCGTAGCAAGCGAAGAAGTCGGTGTAATCGGTGCATTAGTGATTGTTGGCCTGCTTTTTTACTTGATGTGGGAAATTATGGAAGTGGGCATCTATGCCAAGTCCCAATTTAATGCATTAGTTTGCTTTGGCATTGCCACGATTATCTTTATGCAGACGCTGTTTAACGTTGGTGCAGTGATTGGATTGTTACCAATTACTGGGGTTACTTTGCCCTTTATTTCTTATGGGGGCTCATCGCTAATCGTGTTAACAGCGGCGATTGGCTTGGTATTAAATATCTCGGCTAATGAACAAATTAAGAAGGAAAAGGAAGTGGAAAAGTTAGCACATGAGTATTAA